Proteins from a single region of Megalopta genalis isolate 19385.01 chromosome 3, iyMegGena1_principal, whole genome shotgun sequence:
- the Zw gene encoding glucose-6-phosphate 1-dehydrogenase Zw isoform X2 has product MLKTSTEESLRFIRQSLKSEEMDHLEGTHFDGLYPHVFVTLGASGDLARKKIYPTLWWLFRDNLLPKTTTFVGYARTIMTVTQLRLKCHPYMKVKPDEKEKYEEFWRLNHYVAGTYDTPEPFQLLNNELKKLEHGYQNAHRLFYLALPPSVFESVTVHIKNICMGEKGWTRVIIEKPFGKDAITSQILSDHLASLFKEEQIYRIDHYLGKEMVQNLMTIRFGNRIFSPTWNRDNVASVQITFKEPFGTQGRGGYFDEFGIIRDVMQNHLLQILSLVAMEKPASCHPDDIRNEKVKVLKCMKPLELKDVVLGQYIGDAESEDPEAQLGYLDDPTVPPGSNTPTFASAVLKINNERWDGVPFILRCGKALNERKAEVRIQYQDVPGDIFDGKAKRNELVIRVQPGEALYIKMMTKSPGITFDMEETELDLTYGNRYKNLKLPDAYERLILDVFCGSQMHFVRSDELSEAWRIFTPLLHQMENEQIKPVPYKYGSRGPKEADEIAKQNNFAYYGSYKWVKPE; this is encoded by the exons ATGTTGA AAACGTCTACGGAAGAAAGCCTGCGCTTTATCAGGCAATCCCTGAAGTCGGAGGAAATGGATCACCTGGAAGGCACTCACTTCGATGGACTGTATCCTCATGTTTTCGTCACACTGGGTGCCTCT GGCGACTTGGCCAGGAAGAAGATCTACCCGACGCTATGGTGGTTGTTCAGGGACAATCTCCTGCCAAAGACCACAACGTTCGTCGGTTACGCAAGAACCATCATGACCGTCACTCAATTGCGTTTGAAGTGCCATCCCTACATGAAGGTGAAGCCAGATGAGAAAGAGAAGTACGAGGAATTCTGGAGACTGAATCACTATGTCGCTGGCACGTACGACACACCCGAACCGTTCCAACTGTTGAACAACGAGCTGAAGAAACTCGAGCATGGCTACCAGAATGCTCACCGATTGTTCTACTTGGCTCTGCCACCAAGCGTTTTCGAAAGCGTCACTGTGCACATCAAAAACATCTGTATGGGCGAGAA GGGCTGGACCCGAGTGATTATAGAGAAACCATTTGGCAAGGACGCGATCACATCGCAGATTCTGTCTGATCACCTGGCTAGCCTGTTCAAAGAAGAACAAATTTATCGTATCGATCATTATTTGGGCAAGGAGATGGTGCAGAACTTGATGACCATCAGATTTGGCAATAGAATATTCAGTCCCACCTGGAATAGGGACAACGTAGCCTCCGTACAGATCACGTTCAAAGAGCCGTTTGGTACCCAAGGCAGGGGTGGTTACTTCGACGAGTTCGGGATTATCAGGGACGTGATGCAGAATCACTTGTTGCAAATTTTGTCTTTGGTTGCGATGGAGAAACCTGCATCTTGCCATCCTGATGATATCCGAAACGAGAAAGTTAAAGTTTTAAAGTGTATGAAACCTTTAGAACTGAAGGACGTAGTGTTAGGTCAATATATCGGGGATGCCGAGTCGGAGGATCCTGAAGCGCAGTTAGGATACTTAGACGATCCAACTGTACCACCTGGTTCTAATACACCTACGTTTGCTTCAGCTGTCTTAAAAATTAATAACGAACGGTGGGACGGTGTGCCCTTCATCCTTAGATGTGGAAAAG CGCTAAATGAACGGAAGGCGGAAGTTAGAATACAATATCAAGATGTGCCCGGCGATATATTTGATGGAAAAGCGAAAAGAAATGAATTAGTGATAAGAGTACAACCTGGTGAAGCTCTGTACATTAAGATGATGACCAAATCTCCCGGTATCACGTTCGATATGGAAGAAACCGAGTTAGATCTCACTTATGGAAATAGATACAAG AATTTAAAACTACCTGATGCATACGAACGACTAATATTAGATGTATTTTGTGGATCGCAAATGCATTTCGTACGTAGCGATGAGCTCTCAGAAGCGTGGAGAATTTTCACACCATTGCTCCATCAAATggagaatgaacaaattaagccCGTTCCCTACAA ataCGGTTCTCGTGGACCAAAAGAAGCTGATGAAATAGCAAAACAGAACAACTTTGCTTATTATGGTTCCTACAAATGGGTAAAGCCAGAGTAA
- the Zw gene encoding glucose-6-phosphate 1-dehydrogenase Zw isoform X1, protein MDRVRKTSTEESLRFIRQSLKSEEMDHLEGTHFDGLYPHVFVTLGASGDLARKKIYPTLWWLFRDNLLPKTTTFVGYARTIMTVTQLRLKCHPYMKVKPDEKEKYEEFWRLNHYVAGTYDTPEPFQLLNNELKKLEHGYQNAHRLFYLALPPSVFESVTVHIKNICMGEKGWTRVIIEKPFGKDAITSQILSDHLASLFKEEQIYRIDHYLGKEMVQNLMTIRFGNRIFSPTWNRDNVASVQITFKEPFGTQGRGGYFDEFGIIRDVMQNHLLQILSLVAMEKPASCHPDDIRNEKVKVLKCMKPLELKDVVLGQYIGDAESEDPEAQLGYLDDPTVPPGSNTPTFASAVLKINNERWDGVPFILRCGKALNERKAEVRIQYQDVPGDIFDGKAKRNELVIRVQPGEALYIKMMTKSPGITFDMEETELDLTYGNRYKNLKLPDAYERLILDVFCGSQMHFVRSDELSEAWRIFTPLLHQMENEQIKPVPYKYGSRGPKEADEIAKQNNFAYYGSYKWVKPE, encoded by the exons AAACGTCTACGGAAGAAAGCCTGCGCTTTATCAGGCAATCCCTGAAGTCGGAGGAAATGGATCACCTGGAAGGCACTCACTTCGATGGACTGTATCCTCATGTTTTCGTCACACTGGGTGCCTCT GGCGACTTGGCCAGGAAGAAGATCTACCCGACGCTATGGTGGTTGTTCAGGGACAATCTCCTGCCAAAGACCACAACGTTCGTCGGTTACGCAAGAACCATCATGACCGTCACTCAATTGCGTTTGAAGTGCCATCCCTACATGAAGGTGAAGCCAGATGAGAAAGAGAAGTACGAGGAATTCTGGAGACTGAATCACTATGTCGCTGGCACGTACGACACACCCGAACCGTTCCAACTGTTGAACAACGAGCTGAAGAAACTCGAGCATGGCTACCAGAATGCTCACCGATTGTTCTACTTGGCTCTGCCACCAAGCGTTTTCGAAAGCGTCACTGTGCACATCAAAAACATCTGTATGGGCGAGAA GGGCTGGACCCGAGTGATTATAGAGAAACCATTTGGCAAGGACGCGATCACATCGCAGATTCTGTCTGATCACCTGGCTAGCCTGTTCAAAGAAGAACAAATTTATCGTATCGATCATTATTTGGGCAAGGAGATGGTGCAGAACTTGATGACCATCAGATTTGGCAATAGAATATTCAGTCCCACCTGGAATAGGGACAACGTAGCCTCCGTACAGATCACGTTCAAAGAGCCGTTTGGTACCCAAGGCAGGGGTGGTTACTTCGACGAGTTCGGGATTATCAGGGACGTGATGCAGAATCACTTGTTGCAAATTTTGTCTTTGGTTGCGATGGAGAAACCTGCATCTTGCCATCCTGATGATATCCGAAACGAGAAAGTTAAAGTTTTAAAGTGTATGAAACCTTTAGAACTGAAGGACGTAGTGTTAGGTCAATATATCGGGGATGCCGAGTCGGAGGATCCTGAAGCGCAGTTAGGATACTTAGACGATCCAACTGTACCACCTGGTTCTAATACACCTACGTTTGCTTCAGCTGTCTTAAAAATTAATAACGAACGGTGGGACGGTGTGCCCTTCATCCTTAGATGTGGAAAAG CGCTAAATGAACGGAAGGCGGAAGTTAGAATACAATATCAAGATGTGCCCGGCGATATATTTGATGGAAAAGCGAAAAGAAATGAATTAGTGATAAGAGTACAACCTGGTGAAGCTCTGTACATTAAGATGATGACCAAATCTCCCGGTATCACGTTCGATATGGAAGAAACCGAGTTAGATCTCACTTATGGAAATAGATACAAG AATTTAAAACTACCTGATGCATACGAACGACTAATATTAGATGTATTTTGTGGATCGCAAATGCATTTCGTACGTAGCGATGAGCTCTCAGAAGCGTGGAGAATTTTCACACCATTGCTCCATCAAATggagaatgaacaaattaagccCGTTCCCTACAA ataCGGTTCTCGTGGACCAAAAGAAGCTGATGAAATAGCAAAACAGAACAACTTTGCTTATTATGGTTCCTACAAATGGGTAAAGCCAGAGTAA
- the Strip gene encoding striatin interacting protein: METLKLNGDLDFVYDDADTHANEIAELYSYTEQYELHVNLTAFEEQMEFYKLRPWWQNLTETEQKSVISKLLDQLEYSNKQLRMKAARCILYLAQGCWAEVQSDKEQQDWTRTNVMLLYEAGVFSAFVQLLNIEIENSTTVTSAMRKITVSLDDSIDLRVILSVLYIITEVMREETKNLEHSIYKNHVESFKEDLINPYGEELLIIKLLGMVTCFCSGSAPNFAMKKVLLLLWKLILVSLGGIDTLRKLKKQYREEAGLDTHQEDTIEVAKTMRASSPPINAGDLIEIHNQKTPYKYRRQCLMKQRSLDEPLSEMVFDISELKNPGWNEPFFEDNHVEVRPSTPPVTKGKGLPWTPKVRQKDIDQFLEVARLKFVGYKVQGDRESLVGLPQPILEGINTLKRHMYTSLAEVQIKKEEEIARNPMSTPEPPIRQTPTEILYQAMLPNLPQYMIALLKILLSAAPTSKAKTDSTNIMADVLPGQMPMTVIQSMSLGIDVNRHKEIIVKAVSAILLLLLKHFKLNHIYQFEFMSQHLVFANCIPLVLKFLNQNIVAYIEAKNVIPVLDFPMCVIGDQPELTIESLEIEHSQTYSWRNVFSSINLLRILNKLTKWKHSRIMMLVVFKSAPILKRTLKVKHAMMQLYVLKLLKMQTKYLGRQWRKANMKTISVIYAKVRHRLNDDWAYGNDLEARPWDFQAEECELRTCVDQFNNRRYSNAPKNKDMEPVDNSIISVLGAKVELTEEFKQHCELWLQKEVFEKSINWDLLLNPESCEL, from the exons ATG GAAACACTTAAATTAAATGGAGATTTAGACTTTGTTTATGATGATGCAGATACACATGCTAATGAAATCGCAGAATTATACAGCTATACAGAACAATATGAATTGCACGTTAATCTTACT GCTTTTGAAGAACAAATGGAGTTTTATAAATTACGACCATGGTGGCAAAACTTAACGGAAACAGAACAGAAGTCAGTGATTTCAAAGCTATTAGATCAGTTGGAGTACTCCAATAAACAGTTAAGAATGAAGGCTGCAAGGTGTATCTTGTATTTAGCTCAAGGTTGCTGGGCTGAAGTTCAGTCTGATAAAGAGCAGCAAGACTGGACTAGAACAAATGTAATGTTATTGTATGAAGCTGGAGTTTTTTCAGCATTCGTTCAGCTTCTTAATATTGAAATTGA GAACAGTACAACAGTTACCTCAGCAATGAGGAAAATAACTGTTAGTCTTGATGATTCTATCGATTTAAGGGTAATTCTAtctgttttatatattataaccgAAGTAATGAGAGAAGAGACGAAGAATTTAGAGCACAGTATTTATAAGAATCATGTTGAATCTTTTAAAGAAGATTTAATAAACCCATATGGTGAAGAACTGCTTATAATTAAGCTTCTTGGTATGGTAACATGCTTTTGCAGTGGATCAGCGCCGAATTTTGCAATGAAAAAGGTACTTCTACTCTTGTGGAAGCTAATCTTGGTGTCTCTCGGTGGTATTGATACACTAAGGAAATTGAAGAAACAATATCGTGAGGAAGCTGGTCTTGATACGCATCAAGAAGATACCATAGAAGTTGCTAAGACTATGAGAGCTAGTTCACCTCCAATTAATGCTGGAGATTTAATTGAGATACATAACCAGAAGACACCATATAAATACCGACGA CAATGTTTGATGAAACAAAGGTCATTGGACGAACCATTGTCAGAAATGGTATTTGATATTTCAGAATTGAAAAATCCAGGTTGGAATGAGCCtttctttgaagataatcatgtagaAGTAAGGCCTAGTACTCCACCAGTTACAAAGGGAAAAG GTTTACCATGGACACCGAAAGTCAGACAAAAGGATATTGATCAATTCCTTGAAGTAGCTAGACTAAAATTTGTTGGTTACAAAGTACAAGGAGACAGAGAAAGTTTGGTTGGTCTGCCTCAACCGATACTTGAAGGTATTAATACACTAAAACGA CACATGTATACATCTTTAGCTGaagttcagataaaaaaagaagaggaaataGCTAGGAATCCAATGAGTACACCAGAGCCTCCGATTCGTCAAACACCAACAGAAATATTATATCAAGCTATGTTGCCGAATCTTCCACAGTATATGATCGCGTTGTTAAAAATTTTACTCTCGGCTGCACCAACCAGCAAAGCCAAGACAGATAGTACAAATATCATGGCTGATGTTTTACCTGGACAAATGCC TATGACGGTTATTCAATCAATGTCGCTTGGTATCGATGTGAACAGACACAAGGAAATTATTGTTAAAGCAGTTTCTGCGATTCTGTTACTCTTGTTAAAACATTTCAAACTGAATCACATATATCAATTCGAATTTATGTCACAGCATTTAGTATTTGCTAACTGCATACCActtgttttaaaatttttaaatcagAATATTGTGGCTTACATTGAAGCTAAGAATGT TATTCCAGTTTTGGACTTCCCTATGTGCGTCATCGGTGATCAACCAGAATTAACTATAGAAAGCCTTGAGATTGAACACAGCCAAACGTACTCTTGGCGAAATGTTTTCTCCAGTATTAATTTATTACGAATtcttaacaaattaacgaaatgGAAGCATAGTAGGATTATG ATGCTGGTCGTCTTTAAATCTGCTCCTATATTAAAGCGTACATTGAAAGTTAAACATGCAATGATGCAGTTGTacgtattaaaattattaaagatgcAAACCAAATACTTGGGACGCCAATGGCGGAAAGCTAACATGAAAACAATTAGCGTAATTTATGCGAAAGTAAGACATCGTTTAAACGATGATTGGGCTTATGGCAATG ATTTAGAAGCACGACCTTGGGATTTTCAAGCAGAAGAATGCGAGCTACGTACGTGTGTTGATCAGTTTAACAATCGTCGATATTCTAATGCTCCTAAAAACAAAGACATGGAACCTGTTGATAATTCTATTATATCAGTCCTCGGTGCAAAAGTTGAACTGACCGAAGAGTTTAAACAACATTGTGAATTATGGTTACAAAAGGAAGTATTTGAGAAGAGCATTAACTGGGACTTACTGTTGAATCCTGAATCGTGTGAactttaa
- the LOC143258961 gene encoding uncharacterized protein LOC143258961 isoform X1, which yields MSRQRRHAEDFTDSLNSFNHTTGTDTVCSKSQDSLDQIKECNFLSNRSTRSSKHSLILAGSYTKSPLILDTSTTSVKPAQSVPDLNKCIDLFQNDSLKEEFASNSKFNHICMKGDALMSTSSKTKKRDTNYNIHRNKSEKNLIKSTPKSWPTETNCKSRNINISNAQCEYDQEAVGTDKFERILCSLDNQLNKIKEASQTESVLKRLSQTFMTSPKNFTQQLMTIIEESVTNNGDDTCNVAAFNLSRLTTEFRKMCKFIEDESWPDWAPSLSSTNASLEGAISPENNKFDDGESRKEKLLSRSMSIASLPSTPLSATCVLKKRFFQKISKNRFSGSVDNVTNLSPNISSVESFERLEAHCKKLFPEEKESSDTLHRSLSMPSLLSMSYLEDICDQQMASLNSSDACNKDKIIFSTPNLHNKCLEQSLINKLDFKCTKLQQESDCKSTDSEYDNISYSKKRSIRFNKRSEFSTINTDKITSDYRTFDTDELEKTLLQDIAEKRKRCLDTARLITEINANTNVVEEKKSLGESSLSTITDSDSSVNNEAEFLKTLMSCKDYLTYLERQKPIFNLFKKLKPSTPKTPSKSAEEIIKNIGAKNSTKECSKTKSCVLRKSPLNPNGNIYNIRNSPLSREMNKDNTKKLEQSTPKLFVTPGKSPQTLKYKRKKEYFPNICSPPKNGLEEHILKSPHAKGLYRLNYNTIVSPVGMYIRGTDMQLIKNVHAKTDDMLLTPTRKTIKPLPGGNSKSSIQKALLKLNLSPKLGVNQMHKQEVIVNKENSNTPKSHFILPKVSYELPSRVKTIKEMKTSKVGNRVQKLMESAQSKVVIRHEARIKSQHKQEATGLTPTDEVFEIQYKPEDISIHVEQAAGRTNFIHKQ from the exons ATGAGTCGACAAAGAAGACATGCTGAAGATTTTACGGATTCGTTAAACAGTTTCA ACCATACTACTGGCACTGATACTGTATGTTCCAAATCTCAAGATAGTTTGGATCAGATAAAAGAATGTAATTTTCTTTCTAATAGATCCACACGCAGTAGTAAACATTCACTTATTCTAGCAGGTAGTTACACAAAAAGTCCACTAATTCTAGATACATCTACTACGTCTGTTAAACCTGCTCAATCAGTACCAGATTTAAATAAATGTATTGATTTATTTCAAAATGATAGCTTGAAAGAGGAATTTGCATCTAATAGTAAATTCAATCATATATGTATGAAAGGTGATGCATTAATGTCAACTTCATCAAAGACAAAAAAGAGAGATACCAACTACAACATTCATCGCAATAAATCTgagaaaaatttaattaaatcaaCACCAAAATCATGGCCAACTGAAACTAATTGTAAATccagaaatataaatatttctaatGCACAGTGTGAATATGATCAAGAAGCTGTTGGAACAGATAAATTTGAAAGAATACTTTGTTCTTTAGACAATCAgcttaataaaataaaagaagctTCACAAACAGAATCAGTGTTAAAACGGTTATCTCAGACATTTATGACCTCACCTAAAAATTTCACACAACAGTTGATGACTATTATTGAAGAATCAGTTACAAACAATGGTGATGATACATGTAATGTAGCAGCATTCAATTTGAGCAGATTAACAAcagaatttcgaaaaatgtgtAAATTTATAGAAGATGAATCGTGGCCTGACTGGGCTCCATCTTTGTCTTCAACAAACGCAAGCTTAGAAGGCGCAATAAGTCCAGAGAACAATAAATTTGACGATGGGGAATCTAGAAAAGAAAAATTACTATCTAGATCTATGAGTATAGCTTCTTTACCTAGTACACCATTGTCTGCAACATGTGTACTTAAGAAAAGGTTCTTCCAAAAAATCTCAAAAAACCGATTTAGTGGAAGTGTTGATAATGTAACAAATTTATCTCCAAATATATCTAGTGTTGAATCTTTTGAACGTTTGGAGGCACATTGTAAGAAGTTGTTTCCAGAGGAGAAGGAATCTTCTGATACTTTACATAGAAGTCTTTCAATGCCTTCATTGTTAAGTATGTCTTACCTTGAAGATATTTGTGATCAACAAATGGCTTCATTGAATAGTTCTGATGCTTGTAACAAAGacaaaattattttcagtacACCTAATTTACATAATAAATGTTTGGAACAATCTTTGATAAATAAACTTGATTTTAAGTGTACTAAATTACAACAGGAATCAGATTGTAAATCTACAGATTCTGAATATGACAATATTTCATATTCTAAGAAAAGATCTATAAGATTTAACAAAAGATCTGAGTTCAGTACCATAAATACTGATAAAATCACAAGTGATTATAGAACATTTGATACAGACGAGTTAGAGAAAACACTTTTACAAGATATAGCTGAAAAAAGGAAGAGATGTCTTGATACAGCAAGGCTCATCACAGAAATCAATGCAAATACTAATGTTGTGGAAGAAAAAAAATCACTAGGAGAGTCTTCTCTATCTACTATAACTGATTCAGATTCATCAGTTAATAATGAAGCCGAGTTTTTAAAAACTTTGATGTCTTGTAAAGATTATTTGACATATTTGGAAAGGCAGAAacccatttttaatttatttaagaaGTTAAAACCGAGTACACCTAAAACTCCATCAAAAAGTGCagaagaaattataaaaaatataggaGCTAAGAATTCAACAAAAGAATGTTcaaaaacgaaatcatgtgtattgagAAAAAGTCCATTAAACCCGAACGGAAACATTTATAATATACGTAATTCACCATTATCGAGAGAGATGAATAAAGATAATACAAAAAAATTGGAGCAGTCAACACCAAAACTCTTTGTTACACCAGGTAAAAGTCCTCaaacattaaaatataaaagGAAAAAGGAATATTTTCCTAATATATGTAGCCCTCCAAAAAATGGTTTGGAAGAACATATTTTGAAAAGTCCACATGCAAAAGGATTGTACAGATTGaattataatactatagtatCACCAGTTGGTATGTACATACGAGGTACAGATATGCAACTTATAAAAAATGTTCATGCTAAAACTGACGATATGTTACTTACACCTACAAGAAAGACCATTAAACCATTACCAGGTGGAAATTCAAAATCATCTATCCAAAAGGCTCTACTAAAACTGAATTTATCTCCTAAATTAGGAGTAAATCAAATGCATAAACAGGAG GTAATTGTGAATAAAGAGAATAGTAACACCCCAAAAAGCCATTTTATACTTCCCAAGGTTTCTTACGAGCTTCCTTCACGAGTAAAAACA ATAAAAGAAATGAAAACATCCAAAGTGGGAAATCGGGTACAAAAATTGATGGAATCAGCACAAAGTAAAGTAGTTATTCGACATGAAG CTAGGATTAAATCACAACATAAGCAGGAAGCTACTGGATTAACACCAACTGATGAAGTATTCGAAATACAGTATAAACCCGAAGATATATCTATACATGTAGAACAGGCAGCTGGCAGAACGAATTTTATTCATAAACAATAA
- the LOC143258961 gene encoding uncharacterized protein LOC143258961 isoform X2: MSRQRRHAEDFTDSLNSFNHTTGTDTVCSKSQDSLDQIKECNFLSNRSTRSSKHSLILAGSYTKSPLILDTSTTSVKPAQSVPDLNKCIDLFQNDSLKEEFASNSKFNHICMKGDALMSTSSKTKKRDTNYNIHRNKSEKNLIKSTPKSWPTETNCKSRNINISNAQCEYDQEAVGTDKFERILCSLDNQLNKIKEASQTESVLKRLSQTFMTSPKNFTQQLMTIIEESVTNNGDDTCNVAAFNLSRLTTEFRKMCKFIEDESWPDWAPSLSSTNASLEGAISPENNKFDDGESRKEKLLSRSMSIASLPSTPLSATCVLKKRFFQKISKNRFSGSVDNVTNLSPNISSVESFERLEAHCKKLFPEEKESSDTLHRSLSMPSLLSMSYLEDICDQQMASLNSSDACNKDKIIFSTPNLHNKCLEQSLINKLDFKCTKLQQESDCKSTDSEYDNISYSKKRSIRFNKRSEFSTINTDKITSDYRTFDTDELEKTLLQDIAEKRKRCLDTARLITEINANTNVVEEKKSLGESSLSTITDSDSSVNNEAEFLKTLMSCKDYLTYLERQKPIFNLFKKLKPSTPKTPSKSAEEIIKNIGAKNSTKECSKTKSCVLRKSPLNPNGNIYNIRNSPLSREMNKDNTKKLEQSTPKLFVTPGKSPQTLKYKRKKEYFPNICSPPKNGLEEHILKSPHAKGLYRLNYNTIVSPVGMYIRGTDMQLIKNVHAKTDDMLLTPTRKTIKPLPGGNSKSSIQKALLKLNLSPKLGVNQMHKQEVIVNKENSNTPKSHFILPKVSYELPSRVKTIKEMKTSKVGNRVQKLMESAQSKVVIRHEGLNHNISRKLLD; the protein is encoded by the exons ATGAGTCGACAAAGAAGACATGCTGAAGATTTTACGGATTCGTTAAACAGTTTCA ACCATACTACTGGCACTGATACTGTATGTTCCAAATCTCAAGATAGTTTGGATCAGATAAAAGAATGTAATTTTCTTTCTAATAGATCCACACGCAGTAGTAAACATTCACTTATTCTAGCAGGTAGTTACACAAAAAGTCCACTAATTCTAGATACATCTACTACGTCTGTTAAACCTGCTCAATCAGTACCAGATTTAAATAAATGTATTGATTTATTTCAAAATGATAGCTTGAAAGAGGAATTTGCATCTAATAGTAAATTCAATCATATATGTATGAAAGGTGATGCATTAATGTCAACTTCATCAAAGACAAAAAAGAGAGATACCAACTACAACATTCATCGCAATAAATCTgagaaaaatttaattaaatcaaCACCAAAATCATGGCCAACTGAAACTAATTGTAAATccagaaatataaatatttctaatGCACAGTGTGAATATGATCAAGAAGCTGTTGGAACAGATAAATTTGAAAGAATACTTTGTTCTTTAGACAATCAgcttaataaaataaaagaagctTCACAAACAGAATCAGTGTTAAAACGGTTATCTCAGACATTTATGACCTCACCTAAAAATTTCACACAACAGTTGATGACTATTATTGAAGAATCAGTTACAAACAATGGTGATGATACATGTAATGTAGCAGCATTCAATTTGAGCAGATTAACAAcagaatttcgaaaaatgtgtAAATTTATAGAAGATGAATCGTGGCCTGACTGGGCTCCATCTTTGTCTTCAACAAACGCAAGCTTAGAAGGCGCAATAAGTCCAGAGAACAATAAATTTGACGATGGGGAATCTAGAAAAGAAAAATTACTATCTAGATCTATGAGTATAGCTTCTTTACCTAGTACACCATTGTCTGCAACATGTGTACTTAAGAAAAGGTTCTTCCAAAAAATCTCAAAAAACCGATTTAGTGGAAGTGTTGATAATGTAACAAATTTATCTCCAAATATATCTAGTGTTGAATCTTTTGAACGTTTGGAGGCACATTGTAAGAAGTTGTTTCCAGAGGAGAAGGAATCTTCTGATACTTTACATAGAAGTCTTTCAATGCCTTCATTGTTAAGTATGTCTTACCTTGAAGATATTTGTGATCAACAAATGGCTTCATTGAATAGTTCTGATGCTTGTAACAAAGacaaaattattttcagtacACCTAATTTACATAATAAATGTTTGGAACAATCTTTGATAAATAAACTTGATTTTAAGTGTACTAAATTACAACAGGAATCAGATTGTAAATCTACAGATTCTGAATATGACAATATTTCATATTCTAAGAAAAGATCTATAAGATTTAACAAAAGATCTGAGTTCAGTACCATAAATACTGATAAAATCACAAGTGATTATAGAACATTTGATACAGACGAGTTAGAGAAAACACTTTTACAAGATATAGCTGAAAAAAGGAAGAGATGTCTTGATACAGCAAGGCTCATCACAGAAATCAATGCAAATACTAATGTTGTGGAAGAAAAAAAATCACTAGGAGAGTCTTCTCTATCTACTATAACTGATTCAGATTCATCAGTTAATAATGAAGCCGAGTTTTTAAAAACTTTGATGTCTTGTAAAGATTATTTGACATATTTGGAAAGGCAGAAacccatttttaatttatttaagaaGTTAAAACCGAGTACACCTAAAACTCCATCAAAAAGTGCagaagaaattataaaaaatataggaGCTAAGAATTCAACAAAAGAATGTTcaaaaacgaaatcatgtgtattgagAAAAAGTCCATTAAACCCGAACGGAAACATTTATAATATACGTAATTCACCATTATCGAGAGAGATGAATAAAGATAATACAAAAAAATTGGAGCAGTCAACACCAAAACTCTTTGTTACACCAGGTAAAAGTCCTCaaacattaaaatataaaagGAAAAAGGAATATTTTCCTAATATATGTAGCCCTCCAAAAAATGGTTTGGAAGAACATATTTTGAAAAGTCCACATGCAAAAGGATTGTACAGATTGaattataatactatagtatCACCAGTTGGTATGTACATACGAGGTACAGATATGCAACTTATAAAAAATGTTCATGCTAAAACTGACGATATGTTACTTACACCTACAAGAAAGACCATTAAACCATTACCAGGTGGAAATTCAAAATCATCTATCCAAAAGGCTCTACTAAAACTGAATTTATCTCCTAAATTAGGAGTAAATCAAATGCATAAACAGGAG GTAATTGTGAATAAAGAGAATAGTAACACCCCAAAAAGCCATTTTATACTTCCCAAGGTTTCTTACGAGCTTCCTTCACGAGTAAAAACA ATAAAAGAAATGAAAACATCCAAAGTGGGAAATCGGGTACAAAAATTGATGGAATCAGCACAAAGTAAAGTAGTTATTCGACATGAAG GATTAAATCACAACATAAGCAGGAAGCTACTGGATTAA